A genomic region of Cyanobacteria bacterium QS_8_64_29 contains the following coding sequences:
- a CDS encoding epimerase yields the protein MRALVTGASGFSGAHLVRALERNGHQAVGLVRPSSNLDRLADCQSELVRGDITDRQTLEAAMQGADAVFHLAAYVELGLADEAAMTRTNVTGTQQVLAAARATGVPKVVYCSTIGVLGDTGGRIADETFQRTQAGFSSAYDRTKYRAQQQVDAFAADGLPAVSVLPAGILGPGDPHFGPIVQQFRQGKLRVWAGGDRPTGIVHVADLAAAMLLAAERGTPGERYILSAGELTPRQMFELLGKQWGIAPPREMPEPLVRLAGNLLDPLGRALGWQPPLSRERVHYIYDRCVRVDASKARQQLRWQPRSPEATVQQIAAALD from the coding sequence ATGAGGGCGCTGGTGACCGGCGCAAGCGGGTTTAGCGGTGCCCACCTCGTCCGCGCGCTCGAGCGCAACGGCCACCAAGCAGTGGGCTTGGTTCGCCCGAGCAGCAACCTCGATCGCCTGGCCGACTGCCAGTCCGAGCTGGTGCGCGGCGACATCACCGACCGCCAAACCCTGGAAGCCGCCATGCAGGGCGCAGACGCGGTCTTTCACCTAGCCGCCTATGTCGAGCTGGGCCTGGCCGATGAAGCGGCCATGACCCGCACCAACGTCACCGGCACCCAGCAAGTGCTTGCGGCCGCTCGCGCCACTGGCGTCCCCAAAGTGGTGTACTGCAGCACGATCGGCGTTCTGGGGGATACTGGCGGCCGCATCGCCGACGAAACGTTTCAGCGCACCCAAGCTGGCTTCAGCTCAGCCTACGATCGCACCAAGTACCGCGCGCAGCAGCAGGTGGATGCCTTCGCCGCGGACGGCTTGCCTGCGGTCAGCGTGCTGCCTGCTGGAATCCTAGGTCCCGGCGATCCGCACTTTGGCCCCATCGTGCAGCAGTTCCGGCAGGGCAAGCTCCGAGTTTGGGCTGGCGGGGACCGCCCGACGGGCATCGTGCACGTTGCGGATCTGGCCGCTGCCATGTTGCTGGCTGCCGAGCGGGGCACCCCCGGCGAGCGCTACATCCTCTCGGCCGGCGAGCTCACCCCCCGGCAGATGTTCGAGCTGCTAGGGAAGCAGTGGGGGATTGCCCCACCCCGCGAGATGCCCGAGCCCCTGGTGCGCCTGGCCGGCAACCTGCTCGACCCGCTCGGCCGGGCGCTGGGTTGGCAACCCCCGCTCAGCCGCGAGCGCGTGCACTACATCTATGATCGCTGTGTGCGCGTTGATGCCAGCAAGGCTCGCCAGCAGCTGAGGTGGCAGCCGCGCTCCCCGGAAGCAACCGTACAGCAGATTGCAGCGGCTCTGGATTGA
- the aspA gene encoding aspartate ammonia-lyase (catalyzes the formation of fumarate from aspartate), which yields MTERAHPSYRSERDSMGERSVPEHAYYGIQTLRARDNFPISGIGPPATYVEACVLVKKAAARTNRELGCIPSDIGTAIERAADEVLAGQLRDQFVVDVYQAGAGTSHHMNVNEVLANRALELLGDRKGHYARLSPNDHVNYGQSTNDVIPTAIRIGALLALERTLDPALAAAIATLERKAQEFQTVVRAGRTHLQDAVPVRLGETFRAWAQTASEHRARLQGAATELQSLGLGGSATGTGLNTHPQYRERVVACLAELTGWPLQVAPHPMAAMQSMAPFTHASGALRNLAQETLKISHDLRLMDSGPNTGLREIRLPPVQPGSSIMPGKYNPVMAEMAAMVGFQVMGYDSAIAQAAQAGQLELNVMMPLIAYNLIHSIELMGNTLSALEARCLQGIEANPERCRAYAEASIALVTALNPHIGYLNAAEVARQALQTGRSIREIVLEQGLMSPEALARALDLETMSCLPDAAPPE from the coding sequence ATGACCGAACGAGCGCATCCAAGCTATCGCAGCGAGCGGGATTCCATGGGCGAGCGCTCGGTTCCCGAGCATGCGTACTATGGCATCCAAACGCTGCGCGCCCGCGATAACTTTCCCATCAGCGGCATTGGCCCCCCGGCGACGTACGTCGAGGCCTGCGTGCTGGTCAAAAAGGCCGCCGCCCGTACCAATCGCGAGTTGGGCTGCATCCCAAGCGACATTGGTACTGCCATCGAGCGAGCGGCCGACGAGGTGCTGGCCGGCCAGCTGCGGGACCAGTTTGTCGTTGATGTTTACCAGGCCGGGGCCGGCACTTCGCACCACATGAACGTCAACGAGGTACTAGCCAACCGCGCCCTGGAGCTGCTAGGTGATCGCAAAGGCCACTACGCGCGCCTCAGCCCCAACGACCACGTCAACTACGGCCAATCCACCAACGATGTCATCCCCACTGCCATCCGCATCGGCGCGCTGCTAGCGCTCGAGCGTACCCTCGATCCGGCCCTGGCAGCCGCGATCGCCACGCTGGAGCGCAAGGCCCAGGAGTTCCAGACCGTGGTCCGCGCCGGCCGGACGCACCTGCAAGATGCCGTTCCGGTGCGCCTGGGCGAGACGTTTCGCGCTTGGGCGCAGACCGCGAGCGAGCACCGGGCGCGCCTCCAGGGTGCGGCCACCGAGCTGCAGTCGCTGGGCCTTGGCGGCAGCGCGACCGGAACCGGGCTCAACACCCATCCCCAATACCGCGAGCGCGTGGTCGCCTGCCTGGCCGAGCTCACCGGATGGCCGCTGCAAGTTGCCCCCCACCCCATGGCCGCCATGCAGAGCATGGCCCCCTTCACGCACGCCTCGGGGGCCCTGCGCAACCTGGCACAGGAGACACTCAAAATCTCGCACGACCTGCGGCTAATGGATTCGGGCCCCAACACCGGGTTGCGCGAGATCCGGCTGCCGCCGGTGCAGCCGGGCTCCTCGATCATGCCCGGCAAGTACAACCCCGTCATGGCCGAGATGGCTGCCATGGTGGGGTTTCAGGTCATGGGGTATGACAGCGCCATCGCCCAAGCGGCGCAAGCGGGCCAGCTCGAGCTCAACGTCATGATGCCGCTGATCGCTTACAACCTCATTCACAGCATTGAACTCATGGGCAACACCCTGAGCGCGCTGGAGGCGCGCTGCCTGCAGGGCATTGAGGCCAACCCCGAGCGCTGCCGGGCCTACGCCGAGGCCAGCATTGCCTTGGTGACGGCGCTCAACCCGCACATTGGCTATCTCAATGCCGCCGAGGTTGCCCGGCAAGCCCTGCAAACGGGCCGCTCCATCCGCGAGATCGTGCTGGAGCAGGGCCTGATGTCGCCCGAAGCCCTAGCCCGGGCGCTGGACCTCGAAACCATGAGCTGCCTGCCGGATGCGGCCCCTCCGGAGTAA
- a CDS encoding aminotransferase class I/II encodes MDTVKEYVRRWYEQDLNPDEYVCHTKEGNFVDIEVAATGKRQTVLTFCTNDVLGFVQHPAIKQAAIAAIEHYGPSNSACSALSGRIELHRELEGEISAFKQLGYTQLFLNAWMASQALIDAFCHLAIKVPGFEHTRETLILSDILNHGCLISAVANASNRSGKAFNHNPPVRTKSYRHCDADDLARKLRRYARPGDRILVISDAVFSMDGDIAPLPEILEAMAPYDGSVLLMDEAHASGAIGPSGGGIYEHFGLTPQDAIARGIVPLRLTTFSKFGASAGAAISSHVAELKPLLDVSPTSIGTVSLPPPAAAAALESIRQLRQAPERVKRLQANARYLRERLREAGFYVLGETNVIPVILPLNIDPKQFGRHMLEVHGVWVSPIWYIAKPRIRITANALHTQEQLDRLVAAMVETRDRLSPTAASACAQ; translated from the coding sequence GTGGACACCGTCAAAGAGTACGTTCGGCGCTGGTACGAGCAAGACCTCAATCCCGACGAATACGTCTGCCATACCAAGGAGGGCAATTTCGTCGATATTGAGGTGGCAGCGACTGGGAAGCGCCAGACGGTACTGACGTTTTGCACCAACGACGTCCTGGGCTTCGTCCAGCATCCGGCCATCAAGCAGGCAGCGATCGCGGCGATCGAGCACTACGGGCCCTCCAACAGCGCTTGTTCCGCCCTCAGCGGTCGCATCGAGCTGCACCGCGAGCTCGAGGGCGAGATTTCGGCCTTCAAGCAACTGGGCTACACGCAGCTGTTTCTCAATGCCTGGATGGCCTCGCAAGCGCTGATCGATGCCTTCTGCCACCTGGCCATCAAGGTGCCTGGGTTCGAGCATACGCGCGAGACGCTCATTCTCTCCGACATTCTCAACCACGGTTGCCTGATCTCGGCGGTTGCCAATGCCAGCAACCGTTCGGGCAAGGCCTTCAACCACAATCCCCCCGTGCGGACCAAAAGCTACCGCCACTGCGATGCCGACGATTTGGCGCGCAAGCTCAGGCGCTACGCCCGGCCCGGCGATCGCATTTTGGTGATCTCGGATGCGGTGTTTTCCATGGATGGCGACATTGCCCCGCTCCCCGAAATCTTGGAGGCAATGGCGCCCTACGACGGCAGCGTCCTGCTAATGGATGAAGCGCACGCCAGCGGGGCTATCGGCCCCAGTGGCGGCGGCATCTACGAGCACTTTGGACTCACCCCGCAGGATGCGATCGCGCGCGGCATTGTCCCGCTGAGGCTGACCACCTTCTCCAAGTTCGGGGCCTCAGCCGGCGCCGCCATCAGCTCCCACGTGGCTGAGCTCAAGCCGCTGTTGGATGTCTCGCCCACCTCTATTGGGACGGTATCGCTACCGCCGCCGGCGGCTGCGGCTGCCCTGGAGAGCATCCGCCAGCTGCGCCAGGCCCCCGAGCGCGTCAAGCGCCTGCAAGCCAACGCGCGCTACCTGCGCGAGCGCCTGCGCGAAGCAGGTTTTTACGTGCTGGGCGAGACCAACGTCATCCCGGTGATTTTGCCCTTGAACATCGATCCCAAACAGTTCGGGCGGCACATGCTGGAGGTCCACGGCGTATGGGTCTCGCCCATCTGGTACATTGCCAAGCCCCGCATTCGCATCACCGCCAATGCCTTGCACACCCAGGAGCAGCTGGATCGGCTGGTGGCGGCTATGGTGGAGACCCGCGATCGCCTAAGCCCCACCGCTGCCAGCGCGTGCGCGCAGTAG
- a CDS encoding phosphorylase, giving the protein MPEANPPAREPLLEHPGRLIDCIERQTQLARQRGALHSVPTEFETIEQGGIPFTVRVLAHLAQKDRARQSSQRAAGTARSRDPFLPYERDLFVADISATHACLLNKYNVMERHLLLVTRAFESQQNWLTASDFEALGACLAEVDGLGFYNAGEAAGASQPHKHLQLVPLPLAPQGPPVPIEPAIEAAPSANGAVRLPHLPFPHAFMRLDPSWTQAPTASSASVLERYQRLMRALGFSPQAGLPSPPYNLLAARDWMLAVPRCQGSVAGIEINALGFAGALLVRDHQQLERLQARGPLAVLQATAGTTRGSPA; this is encoded by the coding sequence ATGCCGGAGGCCAATCCCCCCGCACGCGAGCCGCTGCTCGAGCATCCGGGACGCTTGATCGACTGCATCGAGCGGCAAACCCAGCTAGCCCGCCAGCGAGGCGCCCTCCATTCGGTCCCCACCGAGTTCGAAACCATCGAGCAAGGCGGCATCCCCTTTACCGTGCGGGTGCTGGCCCACTTGGCGCAAAAAGATCGCGCCCGGCAGTCAAGCCAACGCGCTGCCGGGACGGCGCGATCGCGCGATCCGTTCCTGCCCTACGAGCGGGATCTGTTTGTCGCTGACATTTCGGCAACCCACGCGTGCTTGCTCAACAAGTACAACGTTATGGAGCGCCACCTGCTGTTGGTGACGCGCGCGTTTGAGTCCCAGCAAAATTGGCTGACTGCCTCGGATTTTGAGGCCCTAGGCGCGTGCCTAGCCGAGGTGGATGGCTTGGGCTTTTACAACGCAGGCGAGGCGGCCGGCGCGAGCCAGCCCCACAAGCACTTGCAGCTGGTCCCACTGCCGCTGGCACCGCAAGGGCCGCCCGTCCCTATCGAGCCGGCCATTGAAGCGGCCCCATCGGCCAATGGGGCCGTTAGGCTGCCGCATCTGCCCTTTCCCCATGCCTTCATGCGGCTCGATCCCAGCTGGACGCAGGCCCCCACGGCCAGTAGCGCCAGCGTGCTCGAGCGCTACCAGCGCTTGATGCGCGCGCTGGGGTTCTCGCCCCAGGCAGGGCTGCCCTCGCCGCCGTACAACCTGCTGGCCGCGCGGGACTGGATGCTGGCCGTACCGCGCTGCCAGGGGAGTGTCGCCGGGATTGAGATCAATGCATTGGGCTTTGCTGGTGCCCTGTTGGTGCGCGATCACCAGCAACTAGAGCGCCTGCAAGCACGCGGGCCGCTGGCCGTGCTGCAAGCAACAGCCGGTACTACCCGCGGCTCGCCTGCCTGA
- the ilvB gene encoding acetolactate synthase, large subunit, biosynthetic type: protein MVSVRLSQRTQPARDTEALATPERQTGAFALIDSLKRHGVTHIFGYPGGAVLPVYDELYRGDLKHILVRHEQGAAHAADGYARATGQVGVCLATSGPGATNLVTGIATAHMDSIPLVAITGQVARPAIGTDAFQETDTFGITLPLVKHSYLVRRADEIPQTIADAFHIANTGRPGPVLIDIPKDVGAETCDYVPVPPGQVRIRGFAPTASGSPRPIERALQAIDAAERPLLYVGGGAIASGAHAEVSELAQRFQIPVTTTLMGLGAFDERDPLSVGMLGMHGTAYANYAVSECDLLVAVGARFDDRVTGKLDAFASRARVVHIDIDPAEVGKNRAPEFPIVGDVRQVLQQLLQQAQAQSLPSDAERTQAWRHRIERWRRQYPLIVPRPEGGLSPQEVIVELGRQAPDAYYTTDVGQHQMWAAQFINVGPRRWISSAGLGTMGYGVPAAMGAQVAWPEDGVICISGDASFQMNVQELATLAQYGINVKTVIINNGWQGMVRQWQQAFFDERYSASNMQAGMPDFVKLCEAFGIRGSVVRDRADLEAAVAELFAHEGPAVLDAQVTEDENCYPMVPPGKSNAQMVGVPEPASPEATAEPVDCSNCGTPNPASHKFCPECGAKI, encoded by the coding sequence ATGGTTTCGGTTCGCCTCTCGCAACGAACGCAGCCCGCCCGGGATACGGAAGCGCTAGCAACGCCCGAGCGGCAAACGGGGGCTTTTGCGCTCATCGATAGCCTCAAGCGCCACGGCGTCACCCACATCTTTGGCTATCCCGGTGGGGCGGTCCTGCCCGTGTACGACGAGCTCTACCGCGGCGACCTCAAGCACATTCTGGTCCGGCACGAGCAGGGGGCCGCCCACGCAGCCGACGGCTACGCGCGCGCCACGGGCCAAGTCGGCGTTTGCCTAGCCACCTCAGGGCCGGGGGCCACCAACCTGGTTACCGGCATTGCCACCGCGCACATGGACTCCATTCCGCTGGTGGCCATTACCGGCCAGGTGGCGCGCCCGGCTATCGGGACCGATGCGTTTCAAGAAACCGATACCTTTGGCATCACGCTGCCGCTGGTCAAACACTCCTACTTAGTCCGCCGGGCCGATGAGATCCCGCAAACCATTGCGGATGCCTTCCACATTGCCAACACCGGCCGACCGGGACCGGTCCTGATCGACATTCCCAAGGATGTTGGGGCCGAGACGTGCGATTACGTCCCCGTCCCGCCCGGTCAGGTGCGGATTCGGGGGTTCGCACCCACCGCGAGCGGTAGCCCGCGCCCAATCGAGCGGGCGCTGCAGGCCATCGATGCGGCCGAGCGTCCCCTGCTCTATGTGGGCGGCGGTGCCATCGCCTCAGGCGCCCACGCCGAAGTCAGCGAGCTAGCCCAGCGCTTCCAAATTCCGGTCACCACCACCCTGATGGGGTTGGGGGCCTTCGACGAGCGCGACCCCCTATCGGTGGGCATGCTGGGCATGCACGGCACGGCCTACGCCAATTACGCCGTCAGCGAGTGCGACTTGCTCGTTGCCGTGGGCGCGCGCTTTGACGATCGCGTCACGGGCAAGCTGGATGCGTTTGCCTCGCGCGCTCGGGTGGTGCACATCGACATCGATCCGGCCGAGGTAGGCAAAAACCGTGCTCCCGAGTTCCCCATTGTCGGGGACGTGCGCCAGGTGCTGCAGCAGCTGTTGCAGCAAGCGCAAGCCCAGTCGCTGCCCAGTGATGCCGAGCGGACCCAAGCCTGGCGGCACCGCATCGAGCGCTGGCGCCGGCAGTACCCGTTAATCGTGCCGCGCCCGGAAGGCGGGCTGTCGCCGCAGGAGGTTATTGTCGAGCTGGGCCGCCAGGCCCCGGATGCCTACTACACCACCGATGTGGGGCAGCACCAGATGTGGGCGGCCCAATTCATCAACGTGGGGCCGCGCCGCTGGATCTCCAGCGCCGGCCTGGGTACCATGGGCTACGGCGTGCCGGCAGCCATGGGCGCCCAAGTGGCCTGGCCTGAGGACGGGGTCATCTGCATCAGTGGCGATGCCAGCTTTCAGATGAACGTGCAAGAGCTGGCCACGCTGGCGCAGTACGGCATTAACGTCAAAACCGTCATTATCAACAACGGCTGGCAGGGCATGGTCCGCCAGTGGCAGCAGGCCTTTTTTGACGAGCGCTACTCCGCCTCCAACATGCAGGCGGGCATGCCCGATTTTGTCAAGCTCTGCGAGGCGTTCGGCATCCGAGGGAGCGTCGTGCGCGATCGCGCGGATCTGGAGGCCGCGGTGGCCGAGTTGTTCGCGCATGAGGGACCGGCCGTGCTCGATGCCCAGGTTACCGAAGACGAAAACTGCTACCCCATGGTGCCGCCGGGCAAAAGCAACGCCCAGATGGTGGGCGTCCCCGAGCCAGCCAGCCCTGAAGCCACTGCCGAGCCGGTTGACTGCAGCAACTGCGGCACCCCTAACCCGGCGAGCCACAAGTTCTGCCCCGAGTGCGGCGCCAAGATCTAG
- a CDS encoding pyridoxamine 5'-phosphate oxidase: MERYTELEALHQAVWAAIAGGASEAQHPYRTPTLGTLGPQGPHLRTIVLREVALAERVLWFHADRRSQKVRDLQTQPQVAWHFWDPESRLQLRLQGEATLHWDDAWAEWLWQRSPARSLQVYCKPTPPGTTLETPQSGLVPGDVSDGRSHFAAIRTRASALDVLHLHPQQHYRAWFRYSQAGTDSRWIVP; the protein is encoded by the coding sequence ATGGAGCGCTATACCGAGCTGGAGGCACTGCATCAAGCAGTTTGGGCCGCGATCGCGGGCGGTGCCAGCGAGGCGCAGCACCCCTACCGCACGCCCACCCTGGGCACGCTCGGCCCCCAGGGGCCGCACTTGCGGACGATCGTGCTGCGTGAAGTGGCCCTCGCCGAGCGGGTACTGTGGTTTCACGCTGATCGCCGCAGCCAAAAAGTGCGCGACCTCCAAACCCAGCCGCAGGTGGCGTGGCACTTCTGGGATCCCGAGTCCCGCTTGCAGCTACGCCTGCAGGGCGAAGCCACGCTGCACTGGGACGATGCCTGGGCCGAGTGGCTGTGGCAGCGCAGTCCCGCGCGCAGCCTGCAGGTGTATTGCAAGCCAACGCCGCCGGGGACAACGCTCGAGACACCCCAGTCCGGTCTCGTGCCGGGCGATGTCAGCGACGGGCGCTCCCACTTTGCCGCCATCCGCACCCGCGCCAGCGCGCTCGACGTGCTGCACTTGCACCCGCAGCAGCACTACAGGGCCTGGTTCCGGTACAGCCAAGCGGGAACCGACAGTCGCTGGATCGTCCCCTAA
- the lepB gene encoding signal peptidase I → MATQGSGPSPSAQHASSRWQVRETLQLVAIALLLALAIRTFIAEPRYIPSDSMAPTLEAQDRLVVEKVSYYLHPPQQGDILVFELPQPLQAQGYAQHQAFIKRVVGEPGQVVAVRDGRVWIDGQPLAEGYAADEPSYELGPVRVPPGKLFVMGDNRDNSNDSHVWGFLPVENAIGRAVFRFWPPKRLGPVALLRNSSEAAAVEIA, encoded by the coding sequence ATGGCGACCCAAGGCTCCGGTCCCTCCCCGAGCGCCCAGCACGCCTCCAGTCGCTGGCAAGTGCGCGAGACCTTGCAGCTAGTGGCGATCGCGCTGCTGCTGGCGTTGGCCATCCGTACCTTCATTGCCGAGCCGCGCTACATCCCCTCCGACTCCATGGCCCCCACGCTCGAAGCCCAGGACCGCCTGGTGGTGGAGAAGGTCTCCTATTATCTCCACCCGCCCCAGCAAGGCGACATCCTGGTGTTCGAACTGCCCCAGCCCCTACAGGCTCAGGGCTACGCGCAGCACCAAGCCTTCATCAAGCGCGTGGTGGGCGAACCCGGTCAGGTGGTGGCCGTGCGCGACGGCCGCGTTTGGATCGACGGTCAGCCGCTGGCGGAAGGCTACGCCGCCGACGAGCCCAGTTACGAACTCGGGCCCGTTCGGGTTCCGCCAGGCAAGCTCTTTGTCATGGGCGACAACCGCGATAACAGCAACGATTCCCACGTTTGGGGCTTTTTGCCGGTAGAGAATGCCATCGGCCGCGCCGTCTTTCGCTTTTGGCCCCCCAAGCGCCTAGGCCCGGTGGCGCTGCTGCGGAACTCGAGCGAGGCGGCGGCCGTCGAGATAGCTTGA
- a CDS encoding DUF98 domain-containing protein, with product MLLGDGSPTRHLRLLTREAIAVDVTDMSPIGEAWDGAPEAIQLLPGPKLRRQVWLRTASGTQLAYAVSWWHTAQADAYLANWSLPVWDNLSRWQAELFRDIRGICYGQASALEAAWREQGPFWGRHYLFWHQGQPLTLIYEVFSPYLRHYLGLPN from the coding sequence ATGCTGTTGGGTGACGGATCGCCCACCCGGCACTTGCGGCTGCTGACCCGCGAGGCCATTGCCGTCGATGTTACCGACATGTCGCCCATTGGCGAGGCCTGGGATGGGGCTCCCGAGGCCATCCAGCTACTGCCGGGACCCAAGCTGCGTCGGCAGGTCTGGCTGCGAACGGCTTCCGGAACGCAGCTGGCTTACGCCGTGTCTTGGTGGCACACCGCGCAAGCAGATGCCTACCTCGCCAACTGGTCCCTTCCGGTCTGGGACAATCTCTCGCGCTGGCAGGCCGAGCTATTCCGCGACATTCGCGGCATCTGCTACGGGCAAGCGAGCGCGCTGGAAGCTGCTTGGCGCGAGCAGGGCCCCTTCTGGGGGCGCCATTATCTGTTTTGGCACCAGGGACAGCCGCTAACGCTAATTTACGAGGTCTTCTCGCCCTACCTGCGCCACTATCTAGGGCTGCCCAACTAG
- a CDS encoding SAM-dependent methyltransferase, whose amino-acid sequence MPAPLNQQIQQFYDTATPLWERIWGEHMHHGYYGRNGRRQLPHRQAQIATIEELLAWAAVTPQREPPQAILDVGCGVGGATLELARRFEASATGITLSPVQAQRAQQRAQAAGLSQRARFRVADALQLPFADCQFDLVWSLESGEHMPDKTQFLRECYRVLRPGGRLVMAVWCRRPTDSLAGELTQQERDRLAAIYRVYCLPPLISLPAYEAIARECGFRELRSDERSRAVAPFWEAVIASALTPAALAGLLQSGRSTVQAALAMGLMRQAYARGTLRFGLLCARR is encoded by the coding sequence ATGCCTGCGCCGCTCAACCAACAAATCCAACAGTTCTACGATACGGCTACCCCCCTGTGGGAGCGCATCTGGGGCGAGCACATGCACCACGGCTACTACGGCCGCAACGGCCGGCGCCAGCTCCCCCACCGGCAAGCCCAAATCGCCACCATCGAGGAACTGCTGGCGTGGGCCGCCGTCACCCCCCAGCGCGAGCCGCCGCAGGCCATTCTGGATGTGGGCTGCGGCGTTGGGGGCGCCACACTCGAGCTCGCGCGGCGTTTTGAGGCTAGCGCCACCGGCATCACGCTCTCGCCAGTGCAGGCGCAGCGAGCCCAGCAGCGGGCGCAAGCCGCCGGCCTGTCCCAGCGCGCTCGCTTCCGCGTTGCCGACGCCCTGCAACTGCCATTTGCCGACTGCCAGTTCGATCTGGTGTGGTCGCTCGAGAGCGGCGAGCACATGCCCGACAAAACGCAGTTCCTGCGCGAGTGCTACCGAGTGCTGCGACCGGGAGGCCGTTTGGTTATGGCGGTGTGGTGCCGCCGCCCCACCGATTCGCTGGCCGGCGAGCTAACCCAGCAGGAGCGCGATCGCCTGGCCGCCATTTACCGGGTTTACTGCTTGCCCCCACTGATTTCGCTGCCGGCATACGAAGCGATCGCCCGCGAGTGCGGCTTTCGCGAGCTGCGCTCGGACGAGCGGTCCCGCGCGGTAGCACCCTTCTGGGAGGCGGTCATCGCCTCGGCGCTAACCCCAGCGGCCCTGGCGGGCTTGCTGCAGAGCGGACGCTCGACGGTGCAGGCAGCGCTGGCCATGGGCCTGATGCGGCAAGCCTACGCGCGCGGGACGCTGCGGTTCGGCTTGCTCTGCGCGCGCCGATAG
- a CDS encoding ferrochelatase: protein MGYGEVESYEDFANYNEQALHLLTGKFAPIPTWLYPPFARLLAWLDFREWGHQHDNFISPHNEIFERQRAGIEQNLQAVWGDRVEVFKAFNFCAPYLPDQVIANIKEQGFDKLLIYPLLVVDSIFTSGIAVEQVNKALAHLTNGGRDRWLSGTRYIPSFFDRSDYIDLLARLVEDKVERDLVPHYLPSRIGIILLNHGCPHKAKGYTSGITESEALYERVRERLINKYPLVSVGWLNHDTPLIEWTQPNAELAAENVIKLGASAVVMMPIGFATENHETILDVDHIIGRVRQKHPAVAFERMPCVNDHPEFLQMAADWASEQIEGLLSEGTAASPQLATTPAPHYHGHGQHHY from the coding sequence ATGGGATACGGCGAGGTCGAGAGCTACGAGGACTTCGCCAACTACAACGAACAAGCCCTGCACCTGCTAACGGGTAAGTTTGCCCCCATTCCCACCTGGCTCTATCCACCCTTTGCGCGGCTGCTAGCTTGGCTGGATTTCCGCGAGTGGGGGCACCAGCACGACAATTTCATCTCGCCGCACAACGAGATTTTCGAACGGCAGCGTGCTGGCATCGAGCAGAACCTGCAAGCTGTCTGGGGCGATCGCGTGGAAGTGTTTAAGGCTTTTAACTTCTGCGCGCCCTACCTGCCGGACCAAGTCATTGCCAATATTAAAGAGCAGGGCTTTGACAAGTTGCTGATCTATCCGCTGCTGGTGGTGGACTCCATCTTTACCAGTGGCATTGCCGTCGAGCAGGTCAACAAAGCCCTCGCCCACCTCACCAACGGCGGTCGCGATCGCTGGCTGAGCGGCACGCGCTACATTCCCTCCTTTTTTGATCGCTCCGACTACATCGACTTGCTGGCTCGCCTGGTCGAGGACAAGGTCGAGCGCGATCTGGTCCCCCATTACTTGCCCTCGCGCATCGGCATCATCCTGCTCAACCACGGCTGCCCGCACAAGGCCAAAGGGTATACCTCGGGCATTACCGAGAGCGAGGCCCTCTACGAGCGCGTCCGCGAGCGGCTCATCAACAAGTATCCGCTGGTTTCGGTGGGGTGGCTCAACCACGACACGCCGCTGATCGAGTGGACCCAACCCAATGCCGAGCTGGCAGCCGAAAACGTCATCAAGCTGGGGGCTTCGGCGGTGGTAATGATGCCCATTGGCTTTGCCACCGAGAACCACGAAACCATCCTGGATGTGGATCACATCATCGGCCGCGTCCGGCAAAAGCATCCGGCGGTTGCCTTCGAGCGCATGCCCTGCGTCAACGACCACCCCGAGTTTTTGCAGATGGCAGCCGATTGGGCCAGCGAGCAGATTGAGGGGCTGCTCTCTGAAGGAACGGCGGCGTCGCCACAGCTGGCAACTACCCCTGCCCCCCACTACCACGGCCACGGGCAGCACCATTACTAA